One genomic window of Bradyrhizobium sp. B124 includes the following:
- a CDS encoding efflux RND transporter permease subunit, translating into MNLSAPFIRRPVGTTLLSLGLVVAGIIAFFKLPVSPLPDVDIPTIMVQATLPGASPADVASTVASPLERHLGQIASVTEMTSTSSLGSARVTLQFDIDRDINGAARDVQAAINAARADLPTNLRANPTYRKFNPASAPILIYTLTSDTLTPAELYDAASTVLAQKLSQVEGVGEVSVGGGSLPAVRVELIPPALYKYGIGLEDVRAALSSANAHSPKGGIDVGDQRYQIYANDQARKAADYKPLVVAYRNGAAVRLTDVGDVIDSVENVRTLGLSNGKPAVVMIVYRQSGANIIKMVDSVKGLMPQLRASVSPAIDITLAMDRSKTIRASLHDVEITLLIAVALVILVVFAFLRNARATLVPVVAVGVSLIATFAVMYLLGYTLDIFSLMALTVATGFVVDDAIVVLENIARHLDAGMSRLEATLVGTREVGFTVLSMSVSLIAVFVPILLMGGLVGRLFREFAMTITIAIVISLVVSLTTTPMMCAVLLRKEEGQPHGWIYRINERAFELMLSGYRATLGLALRHPLLVMLILGCTLYLNVHLYTVVPKGFVPQQDTGLLIGSIQADQSTSFQLMQQKLTQFIDIVKSDPAVDTAVGFTGGGGVGPGGTNTGTVFASLKPMNERKLRADKVIERLRDPLAKVAGATLFLQSIGDLGAGGRSGNAAYQYTLKGSTFEELNEWTPKLVAALQKEPTLADVNTDQQNKALQANLVIDRDAASRLGITVSQLDNTLYDAFGQRQVSTIFVARNQYHVIMEVAPRFSQDPQTLKEVYISTSGGSATGTQSTNAVAGTVASSSQKSSISSVAANVVRNQATNSIGATGKGVASTGTAVSTSAETMIPLSSVARFEHGETPLAVNHQDLLVASTISFNLPPGVSLSTATTTIENAMHTLGMPAGISGGFAGSAKIFQQALANELFLILAALATIYISLGMLYESYVHPLTILSTLPSAGVGAVAALMLSHTDFDIIGMIGVILLVGIVKKNAIMMIDFALDAERQRGLSSRDAIYEACLMRFRPIMMTTLAALFGAVPLMIGLGEGSELRQPLGIAIFGGLILSQILTLYTTPVVYLYLDRARLWVQRRRAARRARRATARAS; encoded by the coding sequence ATGAACCTCTCCGCCCCATTCATCCGCCGGCCGGTCGGCACCACGCTGCTGTCTCTTGGACTGGTGGTGGCGGGCATCATTGCGTTCTTCAAGCTGCCGGTGTCGCCGCTGCCCGACGTCGACATCCCGACCATCATGGTGCAGGCGACCCTGCCCGGCGCCAGCCCGGCGGATGTCGCGTCCACCGTGGCGAGCCCGCTCGAGCGCCACCTCGGCCAGATCGCCAGCGTCACCGAGATGACGTCGACGTCTTCGCTCGGCTCCGCCCGCGTCACGCTGCAATTCGACATCGACCGTGACATCAACGGCGCCGCGCGCGACGTGCAGGCGGCGATCAACGCCGCGCGCGCCGACCTGCCGACCAACCTCCGCGCCAACCCCACCTACCGCAAGTTCAACCCGGCCTCGGCGCCGATCCTGATCTACACCCTGACCTCGGACACACTGACGCCGGCCGAGCTCTATGACGCCGCCTCGACCGTGCTGGCCCAGAAGCTGTCGCAGGTCGAGGGCGTCGGCGAAGTCTCGGTCGGCGGCGGCTCGCTGCCCGCGGTGCGCGTCGAGCTGATCCCGCCGGCGCTCTACAAATACGGCATCGGGCTCGAGGACGTCCGCGCAGCGCTGTCGAGCGCCAACGCGCACAGCCCGAAGGGCGGCATCGACGTCGGCGACCAGCGCTACCAGATCTACGCCAACGACCAGGCGCGGAAGGCCGCCGACTACAAGCCGCTCGTCGTCGCCTACCGCAACGGCGCGGCGGTGCGCCTGACCGATGTCGGCGACGTCATCGATTCCGTGGAGAATGTACGCACGCTCGGCCTTTCCAATGGCAAGCCGGCCGTCGTGATGATCGTGTACCGGCAATCGGGCGCCAACATCATCAAGATGGTCGATAGCGTAAAAGGGCTGATGCCGCAGCTCAGGGCCTCGGTTTCGCCCGCGATCGACATCACGCTGGCGATGGACCGCTCGAAGACGATCCGGGCCTCGCTGCACGATGTCGAGATCACGCTCCTGATCGCCGTCGCGCTGGTGATCCTGGTCGTGTTCGCCTTCCTGCGCAATGCGCGGGCGACACTGGTGCCTGTCGTGGCGGTCGGCGTGTCGCTGATCGCCACCTTTGCCGTGATGTATTTGCTGGGCTACACGCTCGACATCTTCTCGCTGATGGCGCTGACGGTGGCGACCGGCTTCGTGGTCGACGACGCCATCGTGGTGCTGGAGAACATCGCCCGTCACTTGGATGCCGGGATGTCGCGGCTGGAGGCGACGCTGGTCGGCACCCGCGAGGTCGGCTTCACCGTGCTGTCGATGAGCGTGTCGCTGATCGCGGTGTTCGTGCCGATCCTGCTGATGGGCGGCCTGGTCGGCCGCCTGTTCCGCGAATTCGCCATGACCATCACCATCGCGATCGTGATCTCGCTGGTGGTCTCGCTGACGACGACGCCGATGATGTGCGCGGTGCTGCTGCGCAAGGAGGAAGGCCAGCCGCATGGCTGGATCTACCGGATCAACGAGCGCGCCTTCGAACTGATGCTGAGCGGCTACCGTGCCACGCTCGGCCTCGCGCTGCGCCATCCGCTGCTGGTGATGCTGATCCTGGGCTGCACGCTCTATCTGAACGTCCATCTCTACACGGTGGTGCCCAAGGGCTTCGTTCCGCAACAGGATACCGGGCTGTTGATCGGCTCGATCCAGGCCGACCAGAGCACCTCGTTCCAGCTGATGCAGCAGAAGCTGACGCAGTTCATCGACATCGTGAAGTCAGATCCGGCGGTCGATACCGCGGTCGGCTTCACCGGCGGCGGCGGCGTGGGTCCGGGCGGCACCAACACCGGCACCGTGTTCGCCTCGCTGAAGCCGATGAACGAACGCAAGCTGCGCGCCGACAAGGTGATCGAGCGGCTGCGCGATCCCTTGGCAAAGGTGGCGGGCGCCACCCTGTTCCTGCAATCGATCGGCGATCTCGGCGCCGGCGGCCGCTCGGGCAACGCGGCGTATCAATACACGCTGAAGGGCTCGACCTTCGAGGAGCTGAACGAGTGGACGCCCAAGCTCGTCGCCGCACTGCAGAAGGAGCCGACGCTCGCCGACGTCAACACCGACCAGCAGAACAAGGCGCTGCAAGCCAATCTGGTCATCGACCGCGACGCCGCCTCGCGGCTCGGGATCACGGTCAGCCAGCTCGACAACACGCTCTATGACGCATTCGGGCAGCGCCAGGTCTCGACCATCTTCGTCGCGCGCAACCAGTATCACGTGATCATGGAGGTCGCGCCGCGCTTCTCGCAGGACCCGCAGACCCTGAAGGAGGTCTATATCTCGACCTCGGGCGGATCGGCGACCGGCACGCAGAGCACCAATGCGGTGGCCGGCACGGTGGCCTCGTCGTCGCAGAAGAGCTCGATCAGCTCGGTCGCCGCCAATGTGGTGCGCAATCAGGCGACCAACTCGATCGGCGCCACGGGCAAGGGCGTCGCCTCGACCGGAACCGCGGTCTCGACCAGCGCGGAGACGATGATCCCGCTGTCGAGCGTCGCCCGCTTCGAGCACGGCGAGACGCCGCTTGCGGTCAACCACCAGGATTTGCTGGTCGCCAGCACCATCTCGTTCAATTTGCCGCCGGGCGTCTCGCTCAGCACCGCGACCACCACGATCGAGAACGCGATGCACACGCTCGGCATGCCGGCGGGCATTTCCGGCGGGTTCGCGGGCTCCGCAAAGATCTTCCAGCAGGCGCTGGCGAACGAGCTGTTTCTGATTCTCGCAGCACTCGCGACGATCTACATCTCGCTAGGCATGCTCTACGAGAGCTACGTCCACCCGCTGACCATCCTCTCCACCCTGCCCTCGGCCGGCGTCGGCGCGGTGGCGGCGCTGATGCTGTCGCACACCGATTTCGACATCATCGGCATGATCGGGGTGATCCTCCTGGTCGGCATCGTCAAGAAGAACGCGATCATGATGATCGACTTTGCGCTCGACGCCGAGCGCCAGCGCGGGCTGTCGTCGCGCGATGCGATCTACGAGGCCTGCCTGATGCGCTTCCGCCCGATCATGATGACGACGCTCGCCGCGCTGTTCGGCGCGGTGCCGCTGATGATCGGCCTCGGCGAAGGCAGCGAGCTGCGCCAGCCGCTCGGCATCGCGATCTTCGGCGGACTGATCCTGAGCCAGATCCTGACGCTCTACACCACGCCGGTGGTCTATCTCTATCTCGACCGCGCCAGGCTGTGGGTCCAGCGCCGCCGCGCCGCCCGACGGGCACGGCGGGCCACGGCACGCGCGTCCTGA
- a CDS encoding carboxymuconolactone decarboxylase family protein produces the protein MRTLLASAGLALLLALATGPGVSAQEAPDYFKQTLPDQALKQHWDLQLALMNPKGALDAKTKQLIALGVAAQIPCVYCVYGHTKLAKAAGATDAQIKEAIATAALVRFNSTMLQGAGYDLQKFQQEVDRLSAPK, from the coding sequence ATGAGAACCTTACTAGCGAGTGCTGGTTTAGCGCTGTTGTTGGCCTTGGCAACGGGACCAGGCGTCAGCGCGCAGGAGGCCCCTGATTATTTCAAGCAGACACTTCCTGACCAGGCACTGAAGCAGCATTGGGACCTACAGCTGGCCTTGATGAATCCCAAGGGGGCTTTGGACGCGAAGACCAAGCAACTCATTGCCCTCGGTGTGGCAGCACAGATTCCCTGTGTCTATTGCGTTTACGGTCACACCAAATTGGCAAAAGCTGCTGGTGCGACCGATGCTCAGATAAAGGAGGCCATTGCAACCGCCGCGCTGGTCCGTTTCAACAGCACGATGCTACAAGGCGCGGGCTATGACCTGCAGAAATTCCAACAGGAAGTTGATAGACTGTCCGCACCGAAATAG
- a CDS encoding aldehyde dehydrogenase, with amino-acid sequence MKTYQLYIDGQYVDPANGEWFDSIDPYRGEAWAKIPRGSAADADKAVKAANEAMWRGPWAKMTASARGKVMRKLGDLVAANAERLAEIEVRDNGKLMAEMLGQLRYHPEWWWYFGGLVDKLEGGLVPIDKADTFAYTTHEPVGVVAALTAWNSPLLFVAWKCAAALAAGCAVVVKPSEFTSASTLEFAALTKEAGIPDGIFNVVTGFGPEAGSALISHPGVAKITFTGSDATGAKVYETAAKSLKRVSLELGGKSPNIVFEDADLTAAAAGAISGIFAATGQTCIAGSRLLVQSSIKETFVARVLELAKSAKIGDPMQADTNVGPITTPAQYKKVLDYIDIAKAEGARCLLGGKPASGDGIKGGQFVEPTIFTDVDNTMRIAREEVFGPVLSIISFDTEEDAIRIANDTIYGLAAGIWTKDLARAIRVPKQLRAGTVWVNTYRAISYMMPFGGMKFSGVGRESGIDAVREYQETKSVWISTATDVPANPFVMR; translated from the coding sequence ATGAAGACCTATCAGCTCTACATCGACGGCCAGTATGTCGACCCCGCCAATGGCGAATGGTTCGACAGCATCGATCCCTATCGCGGCGAGGCCTGGGCCAAAATTCCGCGCGGCTCGGCGGCCGATGCCGACAAGGCAGTGAAAGCCGCCAATGAGGCGATGTGGCGCGGCCCGTGGGCGAAGATGACGGCGTCCGCGCGCGGCAAGGTGATGCGCAAGCTCGGCGACCTCGTCGCGGCCAACGCGGAGCGTCTCGCCGAGATCGAAGTGCGCGACAACGGCAAGCTGATGGCCGAGATGCTGGGCCAGCTGCGCTACCATCCGGAATGGTGGTGGTATTTCGGCGGCCTCGTCGACAAGCTCGAGGGCGGCCTGGTACCGATCGACAAGGCGGATACCTTCGCCTACACGACGCATGAGCCGGTCGGCGTCGTCGCGGCGCTGACCGCCTGGAATTCGCCGCTGCTGTTCGTCGCCTGGAAATGCGCCGCCGCGCTCGCCGCCGGTTGCGCCGTGGTCGTGAAGCCCTCGGAATTCACCTCGGCCAGCACGCTGGAGTTCGCGGCGCTGACCAAGGAGGCCGGAATTCCCGACGGTATCTTCAACGTGGTGACCGGCTTCGGGCCCGAGGCAGGCTCCGCATTGATCTCGCACCCCGGCGTCGCAAAAATCACCTTCACGGGATCGGACGCCACCGGCGCAAAGGTCTATGAGACCGCGGCCAAGAGCCTGAAGCGGGTCTCGCTCGAGCTCGGCGGCAAGTCCCCCAACATCGTATTCGAGGATGCCGACCTGACGGCGGCTGCGGCCGGCGCGATCTCCGGCATCTTCGCCGCCACCGGCCAGACCTGCATCGCCGGATCGCGCCTGCTGGTGCAGAGCTCGATCAAGGAGACGTTCGTCGCGCGCGTGCTGGAGCTGGCGAAGTCCGCCAAGATCGGCGATCCCATGCAAGCCGACACCAATGTCGGCCCGATCACGACGCCGGCGCAGTACAAGAAGGTGCTCGACTACATCGATATCGCGAAGGCCGAAGGCGCGCGCTGCCTGCTCGGCGGCAAGCCGGCCTCCGGCGACGGCATCAAGGGCGGCCAGTTCGTCGAACCGACCATCTTCACCGACGTCGACAACACCATGCGGATCGCGCGCGAGGAGGTGTTCGGCCCGGTGCTGTCGATCATCTCCTTCGACACCGAGGAAGACGCCATCCGCATCGCCAACGACACGATCTACGGCCTTGCCGCCGGCATCTGGACCAAGGATCTGGCGCGCGCCATCCGCGTGCCGAAGCAGCTCCGCGCCGGCACCGTGTGGGTCAACACCTACCGCGCCATCAGCTACATGATGCCGTTCGGCGGCATGAAGTTCTCCGGCGTCGGTCGCGAGAGCGGCATCGACGCGGTGCGCGAATATCAGGAGACCAAGAGCGTCTGGATCTCGACCGCGACGGACGTGCCGGCGAATCCGTTCGTGATGCGGTGA
- a CDS encoding arsenic transporter: MFANNAATWGIAGLATLGVIARPWNLPEYIWAVTGAVLLIAFDLLPWRDAVAAAGKGTDVYFFLIGMMLLAEVARKEGLFDWLAEQAVRQAHNSASRLFSIVYAVGTLVTIFLSNDATAVVLTPAVYAATRTAKVEPLPYLFVCAFIANAASFVLPISNPANLVLFGARMPTLPEWLHYFLLPSIVAIAVTFIMLRISLRKSLLGDVDERDGEPAILTRSAAIVAAGIGATAVVLLAASALGLDLGIPTFACGAVVTAIVLLLGRKSPLSVARDISWSVLPLVAGLFILAEGLNRTGVLPALAEELKRTAALSPHTAAWGAGIITAIASNLINNLPMGLIAATTTQAAQVSHHVTGAVLIGVDLGPNLSVTGSLATILWLIALRREGEHVSALQFFRLGILVTPPALILALLALSLVAP; this comes from the coding sequence ATGTTCGCCAACAATGCCGCGACCTGGGGCATCGCGGGTCTTGCGACCCTGGGCGTCATCGCCCGTCCGTGGAATCTGCCGGAATACATCTGGGCGGTGACCGGCGCCGTCTTGCTGATCGCCTTCGATCTGCTGCCATGGCGGGATGCCGTCGCAGCCGCAGGGAAAGGCACGGACGTCTATTTTTTTCTGATCGGCATGATGCTGCTGGCCGAGGTCGCACGGAAGGAGGGCCTGTTCGACTGGCTTGCCGAACAGGCCGTCAGGCAAGCGCACAATTCGGCGTCCCGGCTGTTCTCGATCGTCTACGCGGTCGGTACGCTGGTCACGATCTTCCTGTCGAACGACGCCACTGCGGTCGTGCTGACGCCCGCGGTCTATGCCGCGACCCGTACCGCGAAGGTCGAGCCGTTGCCGTATCTGTTCGTTTGCGCGTTCATCGCCAATGCTGCCAGCTTTGTGCTGCCGATCTCGAACCCGGCCAACCTCGTCCTGTTCGGCGCGCGGATGCCGACGCTGCCGGAGTGGCTGCACTACTTCCTGCTGCCGTCGATCGTGGCGATCGCAGTGACCTTCATCATGCTCCGGATCAGCTTGCGCAAGAGCCTGCTGGGCGACGTCGATGAGCGCGACGGAGAGCCGGCCATTCTGACGAGGAGCGCTGCGATCGTGGCGGCCGGCATCGGCGCGACAGCCGTGGTGCTGCTCGCCGCATCGGCTCTCGGTCTTGATCTCGGAATCCCGACCTTCGCCTGCGGTGCCGTAGTAACCGCGATCGTTCTCCTGCTCGGCCGCAAATCGCCGCTTTCTGTCGCCCGCGATATCTCCTGGTCGGTGCTGCCTCTCGTCGCCGGGTTGTTCATTCTGGCCGAAGGGCTCAACCGGACCGGCGTCCTGCCGGCGCTCGCCGAAGAGCTCAAGCGAACCGCCGCGCTGTCGCCGCACACAGCCGCATGGGGGGCCGGCATCATCACGGCGATCGCCTCGAACCTCATCAACAACCTGCCGATGGGGCTGATCGCGGCGACGACGACGCAAGCCGCACAGGTGTCGCATCACGTCACGGGCGCCGTCCTGATCGGCGTCGATCTCGGACCCAATCTGTCGGTCACGGGCTCGCTTGCGACCATCCTGTGGTTGATCGCGCTGCGCCGCGAAGGCGAACACGTCAGCGCGCTGCAGTTCTTCCGGCTGGGAATCCTTGTAACGCCTCCGGCCCTGATCTTGGCGTTACTGGCACTTTCGCTGGTTGCGCCGTGA
- a CDS encoding MFS transporter produces MTTHNAKRDGALRPLLALNFFMADMQAGIGPFLGVFLLAHGWQSGWIGTVMTAGGIAGMLMTTPAGALIDATRSKKLFVIIPGICTVIASGIVLLSQEFWLVAASQVATAIAGAAIGPAVAGITLGIVRQAGFNRQNGRNQAFNHAGNMVGAGLSGFAGWMYGFTAVFWLAAVFGVLSIISVLLIPSASIDDDAARGLEHEAGDNRPASGLQVLFESKPLLVLAAALLFFHLGNAAMLPLYGLAVVADKQADPASFVAMTIVIAQGTMILTSLAAMRMAEKEGYWLVLLVSFMALPIRGSIAAWLLNRWGVYPVQILDGVGAGLQSVAVPGLVARILDGTGRINAGQGAVMTVQGIGASLSPAIGGWIAQEFGYGPMFLILGGFAAVSVALWSVFAPLLKPACATKPGRASGATASHVAGVA; encoded by the coding sequence GTGACCACACACAACGCAAAACGAGATGGCGCGCTGCGTCCGCTGCTCGCGCTGAACTTCTTCATGGCAGACATGCAGGCCGGCATCGGCCCGTTCCTGGGCGTGTTTCTGCTCGCGCATGGCTGGCAGAGCGGCTGGATCGGAACGGTGATGACGGCGGGCGGCATCGCCGGGATGCTGATGACGACGCCGGCAGGGGCCCTGATCGACGCCACGCGCAGCAAGAAGCTGTTCGTCATCATCCCCGGCATCTGCACCGTCATTGCGTCCGGCATCGTGCTGCTGTCGCAGGAGTTCTGGCTGGTGGCCGCCTCCCAGGTCGCGACCGCGATCGCGGGCGCCGCGATCGGCCCGGCCGTCGCCGGTATCACGCTGGGCATCGTCCGCCAGGCCGGCTTCAATCGGCAGAACGGCCGCAACCAGGCCTTCAACCACGCCGGTAACATGGTGGGCGCCGGGCTGTCCGGATTCGCCGGCTGGATGTACGGCTTCACGGCGGTGTTCTGGCTCGCCGCGGTCTTTGGCGTCCTCTCCATCATTTCCGTGCTGCTGATCCCGAGCGCGTCCATCGACGACGACGCAGCGCGCGGGCTCGAACACGAGGCCGGTGACAACAGGCCCGCCAGCGGGCTGCAGGTGCTGTTCGAGTCGAAGCCACTGCTGGTCCTCGCCGCAGCGCTGCTGTTCTTCCACCTCGGCAATGCCGCGATGCTTCCGCTCTACGGATTGGCCGTCGTTGCCGACAAGCAGGCCGACCCCGCGAGCTTTGTCGCCATGACCATCGTCATCGCCCAGGGCACCATGATCCTGACCTCGCTGGCTGCGATGCGGATGGCCGAAAAGGAAGGCTACTGGCTGGTCTTGCTGGTGTCGTTCATGGCTTTGCCGATCCGGGGTAGCATCGCGGCCTGGCTCTTGAACAGATGGGGTGTCTATCCGGTGCAGATTCTCGATGGGGTTGGGGCGGGCCTTCAAAGCGTCGCGGTGCCGGGCCTCGTCGCGCGGATCCTGGACGGCACCGGGCGGATCAACGCCGGTCAGGGCGCGGTCATGACGGTGCAGGGAATCGGCGCCTCGCTCAGTCCGGCGATCGGCGGCTGGATCGCGCAGGAGTTCGGCTACGGGCCGATGTTTCTCATCCTCGGCGGCTTCGCCGCGGTCTCGGTCGCGCTGTGGAGTGTCTTCGCTCCGTTGCTGAAACCCGCCTGTGCGACGAAGCCCGGGCGGGCATCAGGCGCGACGGCCTCACACGTCGCAGGTGTCGCCTGA
- a CDS encoding DMT family transporter, producing MQNLGAVWLYPIILVAGALQAWGPPMNNALRNSMENPWLSSIVSFLPVVAFLSVIWMCQPHPFPTRESIAAMPWWAPLGGLIGAFAVVAGLLFVGQVGAGTFGGLTITANILMSLLVDKYGWFGMTVHALTPGRAAGAVLMMAGIFLISRF from the coding sequence ATGCAGAATCTCGGTGCCGTCTGGCTTTATCCGATCATCCTCGTCGCGGGCGCGCTGCAGGCCTGGGGTCCACCCATGAACAACGCCTTGCGCAACTCGATGGAGAACCCGTGGCTGTCGAGCATCGTCTCGTTCCTGCCGGTGGTCGCGTTCCTGTCTGTCATCTGGATGTGTCAGCCGCATCCGTTCCCGACCCGCGAAAGCATCGCGGCGATGCCCTGGTGGGCGCCCCTCGGCGGCCTCATCGGTGCGTTCGCCGTCGTGGCCGGTCTTCTCTTCGTCGGACAGGTCGGTGCAGGAACGTTCGGCGGCCTCACCATCACCGCGAACATCCTGATGTCTCTGCTCGTCGACAAATACGGCTGGTTCGGCATGACGGTTCACGCGCTCACGCCAGGCCGCGCGGCCGGCGCGGTTCTGATGATGGCCGGCATCTTCCTCATTTCGCGTTTCTGA
- a CDS encoding metallophosphoesterase has translation MSNLREEIPLRFVQMGDLHLTEQRLQNHQDFIRIVRELNRSVAGDVDFVYLPGDNADDGTDDQFGLVRGGLDELRLPWRAIPGDHDFKPRSLDSFYRGLGVPQLPFAEEIRGHLCLFLDVVSQGAGGPDFRLGAEQFDWLKDRLAEAQRDGKACVVFMHAYPADLGEEAERLSQLLDLSCARLVAMGHTHYNEIAHDGRTIYAATRSTGQIEEGPVGFSFAALDGDVVSWRFKPLDSPWPFVMITSPADRRLDLREAEAAPTRLIRACAWGAATVTSGAFRVDDGPWSPMSPGDRGIFTAPILAGRGMFRLEVRVTDENGATDSDVIECDASGVGRSSTGSDAGSIGAWPERHLFATQLGPNRNGRKW, from the coding sequence GTGTCCAATTTACGCGAAGAGATTCCGTTGCGGTTCGTGCAGATGGGCGACCTGCATCTGACCGAGCAGCGATTGCAAAACCATCAGGACTTCATCCGCATCGTGCGCGAACTCAACCGGAGCGTCGCTGGTGACGTCGATTTCGTTTATCTGCCTGGCGACAATGCCGACGACGGCACCGACGATCAGTTCGGCCTGGTGCGCGGTGGACTCGACGAACTCCGTCTTCCATGGCGCGCGATTCCGGGCGATCACGACTTCAAGCCGCGATCGCTTGACAGCTTCTATCGCGGACTTGGTGTCCCGCAACTGCCTTTTGCCGAGGAGATTCGAGGGCACCTATGTCTGTTCCTGGACGTCGTCTCGCAGGGCGCCGGCGGTCCGGATTTCAGGTTGGGCGCCGAACAGTTCGACTGGCTGAAGGATCGGCTTGCCGAAGCGCAGCGCGATGGGAAAGCCTGTGTCGTCTTCATGCACGCCTATCCGGCCGATCTCGGTGAAGAAGCCGAGCGACTGTCACAGCTGCTCGACCTGAGCTGTGCCCGTCTCGTCGCCATGGGCCACACGCATTATAACGAGATCGCTCACGACGGACGCACCATCTATGCCGCGACGCGATCGACGGGACAGATCGAAGAGGGACCCGTCGGCTTCAGCTTCGCCGCGCTCGACGGCGATGTCGTGAGCTGGCGCTTCAAGCCGCTCGATTCGCCCTGGCCCTTCGTCATGATCACGTCGCCCGCGGACCGGCGGCTCGATCTCCGTGAGGCCGAGGCCGCACCGACGCGTCTCATCCGTGCCTGCGCCTGGGGTGCTGCAACTGTTACGTCCGGCGCGTTTCGCGTCGACGACGGTCCGTGGAGTCCGATGTCTCCTGGCGATCGCGGCATCTTCACGGCACCGATCCTTGCCGGCCGTGGAATGTTCCGCCTCGAAGTGCGCGTGACAGACGAGAACGGCGCAACGGACAGCGACGTCATCGAATGCGACGCGAGCGGCGTTGGTCGCAGCTCCACGGGAAGTGATGCCGGCTCGATCGGCGCATGGCCGGAACGCCATCTCTTCGCAACGCAACTGGGGCCGAACCGTAACGGGCGGAAGTGGTGA
- a CDS encoding response regulator transcription factor: MKILLVEDDRLLAQEIARALREENFAVDVAANGEDGQHLGETESYDVAVLDLGLPRVPGVEVLRRWRKHDRHLPVLILTARDGWTEKVEGFKAGADDYLTKPFRTEELVMRLRALVRRASGHAAPRISCGPLTFETQTGVFEFNGLPLKLTALEWRVLECLVLRKDTVVERGLLTEKVYEGDIGTDSNSIEVIVARLRRKVGKTLIETERGRGYKLNSGS, encoded by the coding sequence ATGAAAATCCTTCTGGTGGAAGATGATCGCCTGCTCGCGCAAGAGATTGCCCGCGCCTTGCGTGAGGAAAACTTCGCGGTCGATGTGGCGGCGAACGGCGAGGACGGACAGCATCTCGGCGAGACGGAATCCTACGACGTCGCGGTGCTCGATCTGGGATTGCCCAGGGTGCCCGGGGTCGAGGTGCTACGTCGATGGCGAAAGCACGACCGGCATTTGCCGGTGCTGATCCTGACCGCGCGCGACGGCTGGACTGAAAAGGTCGAGGGCTTCAAGGCAGGAGCCGACGACTATCTGACGAAGCCGTTTCGGACCGAGGAATTGGTCATGCGCCTTCGTGCGCTGGTCCGTCGTGCCTCCGGGCATGCCGCGCCGCGCATCTCCTGCGGCCCTCTGACGTTCGAAACACAGACCGGGGTGTTCGAGTTCAACGGCCTTCCGTTGAAGCTGACTGCGCTGGAATGGCGCGTTCTGGAGTGCCTTGTCCTGCGCAAGGATACCGTGGTCGAGCGCGGCCTGTTGACGGAGAAGGTCTACGAAGGGGATATCGGGACGGACTCGAATTCGATCGAAGTGATCGTCGCCAGACTGCGCCGCAAGGTCGGGAAGACGCTGATCGAGACCGAAAGAGGCCGCGGCTACAAGCTCAACTCGGGATCTTGA